In Synergistaceae bacterium, a genomic segment contains:
- the rlmD gene encoding 23S rRNA (uracil(1939)-C(5))-methyltransferase RlmD, with the protein MKNLRRSSILKKWSNNRDKESLTLEISALSSEGAGIARTDRGVIFVHGALPGEIVNAEIVARKKDFSVADTLSIIEASQNRIIPKCKYYGRCGGCQLQHADYSLQLMLKAGLVRDAMTRIGGFDSKNFADLTCEESPSSWNYRNKAAFPVQDLRGKIITGFYRAGTHRLELIRQCPVNAKRLNEIYGKILDSLDTTKYPFDGYNELNGSGKLRHIIARTGINTGESLLSFVINGKLSAKSVKALVSLGNQARPDTLTMNHNSKPGNVILGTYTENLTGSGLICETLGKYKLFFDTASFFQVNTGQAEKLFSYVSSLAGDSKNLLELYSGTGSLTCYLAENAKNLTTVEEWRGAVKMAVKNLHANNFDNVQALCGRAEEIISELRDSYDSVVLDPPRDGCERRVIEAINDFGVRKIIYVSCNPATLARDCKILASHDYRLVSIKAFDMFPQTAHVESVAVMEK; encoded by the coding sequence CTGAAAAATTTAAGGAGGTCGTCAATCCTGAAAAAATGGTCTAACAATAGAGATAAAGAATCTCTCACGCTCGAAATTTCTGCACTGTCAAGCGAAGGAGCCGGAATCGCACGAACTGACAGAGGCGTTATATTTGTTCATGGAGCTTTACCAGGTGAAATTGTCAATGCTGAGATTGTAGCGAGAAAAAAAGATTTCAGCGTCGCCGATACACTTTCGATTATAGAAGCGAGTCAAAATAGGATAATTCCCAAATGCAAATATTACGGCAGGTGCGGAGGGTGCCAATTACAACACGCAGATTACAGCCTGCAATTAATGCTCAAGGCCGGATTAGTGCGCGATGCAATGACAAGAATCGGAGGTTTTGACTCGAAAAATTTTGCTGATTTAACATGTGAAGAGTCGCCGTCGTCATGGAATTATCGCAATAAAGCAGCTTTCCCAGTTCAGGATTTGCGCGGAAAAATTATAACGGGCTTCTACAGGGCAGGGACTCACAGGCTTGAATTGATTCGTCAATGTCCCGTGAATGCAAAGCGTTTGAATGAAATCTACGGCAAAATTTTAGACTCGCTTGACACGACAAAATATCCTTTTGACGGTTATAATGAGCTTAACGGCTCCGGAAAATTGCGGCACATAATAGCACGTACAGGAATTAACACGGGCGAGAGTCTTTTATCGTTCGTAATCAACGGCAAATTGTCAGCAAAAAGCGTGAAAGCTCTTGTATCACTGGGCAATCAAGCGAGGCCGGACACTTTGACAATGAATCATAATTCAAAACCGGGCAATGTCATATTAGGGACTTACACGGAAAATTTGACGGGGTCGGGCTTAATTTGCGAGACTCTCGGAAAATATAAATTATTCTTTGACACAGCGTCATTCTTTCAGGTCAACACCGGCCAGGCAGAGAAATTATTTAGTTATGTGAGCTCACTTGCAGGAGATTCAAAAAATTTGCTCGAACTCTACAGCGGCACAGGATCATTAACCTGCTATCTTGCAGAGAACGCGAAGAATTTAACAACTGTCGAAGAATGGCGCGGAGCTGTGAAAATGGCCGTAAAAAATTTGCATGCTAATAATTTCGATAATGTTCAAGCACTTTGCGGGCGTGCAGAAGAAATTATAAGTGAATTACGTGACTCTTATGATTCAGTAGTGTTAGATCCTCCCCGTGATGGCTGCGAAAGACGCGTGATTGAGGCTATAAATGATTTCGGAGTCAGAAAAATTATTTATGTCTCGTGCAACCCGGCGACTTTGGCGAGGGACTGCAAGATTTTAGCGTCTCATGATTATAGGCTCGTGAGTATAAAAGCGTTTGACATGTTTCCTCAGACGGCACACGTTGAAAGCGTCGCAGTTATGGAGAAATGA
- the fumC gene encoding class II fumarate hydratase, with protein MQYRTEHDTMGEIRVPADKYWGAQTERSRQNFQIGVGLETMPSEIINAFAYLKKACAIANNILLPEKMTPEKLQFISLVTDEIIAGKLDSHFPLVVWQTGSGTQSNMNVNEVIANRGNELSAKKLLHPNDDVNMSQSSNDTFPAAMYIAGVLSVEKKLIPAVNELIATFKRLESENIDIIKTGRTHLQDAAPIRFSQEISGWRNSLECALEYLNESQKFLSRLAIGGTAVGTGLNAPKNFDVEVTRALTSLTGIRFTPAQNKFHALTSKSEIVFAHGAVKSLAADMMKIANDVRFLASGPRCGYGEIFIPENEPGSSIMPGKVNPTQCEQVTMIAAQIMGNDSTIGFAASQGNFELNVFMPVCAYNFLQSVRILSESINSFNKNCASGIKANRDKMRENLDKSLMLVTSLNPVIGYENAAKVAKLAHSKNISLKEACTELDLLSPEKFKEVVNPEKMV; from the coding sequence ATGCAATACAGAACAGAACATGACACAATGGGAGAAATCAGAGTCCCCGCCGATAAATACTGGGGAGCACAGACAGAAAGAAGCCGTCAGAATTTCCAAATAGGTGTAGGACTTGAAACAATGCCCAGTGAAATAATAAATGCGTTTGCGTACTTAAAGAAGGCTTGTGCGATCGCGAATAATATTTTACTGCCGGAAAAAATGACTCCTGAAAAATTGCAGTTTATTTCGCTCGTAACTGATGAAATTATTGCCGGCAAATTGGACTCTCATTTTCCTTTAGTTGTATGGCAGACAGGTTCAGGCACTCAGTCAAACATGAATGTAAATGAAGTAATTGCTAATCGGGGCAACGAATTAAGCGCGAAAAAATTATTACACCCTAATGATGACGTAAATATGTCGCAGTCCTCAAATGATACTTTTCCAGCAGCTATGTATATCGCCGGAGTCTTGTCGGTCGAGAAAAAATTAATTCCTGCCGTAAATGAATTAATCGCAACTTTCAAGCGTTTAGAGTCAGAAAATATTGACATAATCAAGACGGGCCGGACTCACTTGCAGGACGCTGCACCGATAAGATTTTCGCAGGAGATTTCGGGCTGGCGTAACAGTTTAGAATGTGCGTTAGAATACTTGAATGAATCGCAAAAATTTTTGTCTCGTCTTGCAATCGGCGGAACAGCTGTCGGGACTGGCTTAAATGCTCCGAAAAATTTTGATGTCGAAGTAACGCGCGCTCTTACAAGTTTAACGGGAATTAGATTCACTCCTGCACAAAATAAATTTCATGCTCTCACGTCGAAAAGTGAAATAGTTTTTGCTCATGGTGCAGTAAAATCACTTGCCGCCGACATGATGAAAATAGCTAATGATGTGAGATTTCTTGCGTCGGGGCCCCGCTGCGGTTATGGAGAAATTTTTATCCCCGAAAATGAGCCGGGAAGCTCAATAATGCCCGGAAAAGTTAATCCGACTCAGTGCGAACAGGTTACAATGATAGCTGCTCAAATAATGGGCAATGATTCAACAATAGGATTTGCGGCGAGTCAGGGAAATTTTGAATTAAATGTATTTATGCCGGTATGCGCTTATAATTTTTTGCAGTCAGTGAGAATATTAAGCGAGTCAATAAATTCATTCAACAAAAATTGCGCGTCAGGAATCAAGGCCAACCGAGACAAAATGCGTGAAAATCTTGACAAATCCCTCATGCTTGTTACATCACTAAATCCCGTAATAGGCTACGAGAACGCCGCAAAAGTCGCAAAATTAGCTCATAGTAAAAATATTTCACTCAAGGAAGCATGTACAGAGCTTGATTTATTGAGTCCTGAAAAATTTAAGGAGGTCGTCAATCCTGAAAAAATGGTCTAA